A genome region from Clupea harengus chromosome 7, Ch_v2.0.2, whole genome shotgun sequence includes the following:
- the gp1bb gene encoding platelet glycoprotein Ib beta chain isoform X1 — protein sequence MAYLGQIQLYLGLLSVGKGNMGVQTSCVIVSMILSMSAVKAEGVCPSPCSCGRGVVDCSGRGLTTSSMPASFPTGTTELRLHGNHLTALHSGVLDALSSLRSVSLHGNPWSCDCGILYLRGWLLNQKNDRLKRNVSCSSPPNLQGVLVVNLVEEDVLSSCRYWICDLALASQISLVVFIIIQAILLASVIFFLRRFDRMSKEARRTTEESIAGGDNVSGGNEYAKDRST from the exons gtaatATGGGTGTCCAGACCAGTTGTGTGATCGTGTCCATGATCTTGAGCATGAGTGCTGTGAAGGCCGAAGGGGTGTGTCCATCTCCATGTTCCTGCGGCAGAGGCGTGGTCGACTGCAGTGGGCGTGGCCTCACCACCTCCAGCATGCCGGCGTCCTTCCCCACGGGCACTACTGAGCTTCGGCTCCATGGCAACCATCTGACGGCGCTGCACTCTGGAGTTCTGGACGCGCTATCTAGTCTGAGAAGCGTCTCATTGCATGGCAACCCCTGGTCATGTGACTGTGGCATCCTCTACCTGCGTGGATGGCTTCTCAATCAGAAGAACGACCGCTTAAAaag GAACGTGAGCTGTAGTTCTCCCCCAAACCTGCAGGGGGTGCTGGTGGTGAATCTGGTGGAAGAGGACGTACTTTCTTCTTGCCGCTACTGGATCTGTGACTTAGCCCTGGCATCCCAGATAAGCCTTgttgtcttcatcatcatccag GCTATTCTGTTGGCCTCTGTGATTTTCTTCCTCCGGCGTTTTGACCGCATGTCCAAAGAAGCCCGACGGACTACAGAGGAAAGCATCGCTGGGGGCGACAATGTCTCCGGTGGCAATGAATACGCCAAGGACAGGAGCACCTGA
- the gp1bb gene encoding platelet glycoprotein Ib beta chain isoform X2 has translation MGVQTSCVIVSMILSMSAVKAEGVCPSPCSCGRGVVDCSGRGLTTSSMPASFPTGTTELRLHGNHLTALHSGVLDALSSLRSVSLHGNPWSCDCGILYLRGWLLNQKNDRLKRNVSCSSPPNLQGVLVVNLVEEDVLSSCRYWICDLALASQISLVVFIIIQAILLASVIFFLRRFDRMSKEARRTTEESIAGGDNVSGGNEYAKDRST, from the exons ATGGGTGTCCAGACCAGTTGTGTGATCGTGTCCATGATCTTGAGCATGAGTGCTGTGAAGGCCGAAGGGGTGTGTCCATCTCCATGTTCCTGCGGCAGAGGCGTGGTCGACTGCAGTGGGCGTGGCCTCACCACCTCCAGCATGCCGGCGTCCTTCCCCACGGGCACTACTGAGCTTCGGCTCCATGGCAACCATCTGACGGCGCTGCACTCTGGAGTTCTGGACGCGCTATCTAGTCTGAGAAGCGTCTCATTGCATGGCAACCCCTGGTCATGTGACTGTGGCATCCTCTACCTGCGTGGATGGCTTCTCAATCAGAAGAACGACCGCTTAAAaag GAACGTGAGCTGTAGTTCTCCCCCAAACCTGCAGGGGGTGCTGGTGGTGAATCTGGTGGAAGAGGACGTACTTTCTTCTTGCCGCTACTGGATCTGTGACTTAGCCCTGGCATCCCAGATAAGCCTTgttgtcttcatcatcatccag GCTATTCTGTTGGCCTCTGTGATTTTCTTCCTCCGGCGTTTTGACCGCATGTCCAAAGAAGCCCGACGGACTACAGAGGAAAGCATCGCTGGGGGCGACAATGTCTCCGGTGGCAATGAATACGCCAAGGACAGGAGCACCTGA